A portion of the Lolium rigidum isolate FL_2022 chromosome 1, APGP_CSIRO_Lrig_0.1, whole genome shotgun sequence genome contains these proteins:
- the LOC124685019 gene encoding transketolase, chloroplastic, which translates to MGCAPMGHILYDEVMRYNPKNPYWFNRDRFVLSAGHGCMLQYALLHLAGYDAVKEADLKQFRQWGSSTPGHPENFETPGVEVTTGPLGQGIANAVGLALAEKHLAARFNKPDSEIVDHYTYCIVGDGCNMEGILNEACSLAGHWGLGKLITFYDDNHISIDGDTEIAFTEDVSARFEALGWHTIWVKNGNDGYDEIRKAIQEAKAVTDKPTLIKVTTTIGFGSPNKANSYSVHGAALGTSEVEATRANLGWPYEPFFVPEDVKSHWSRHVPQGAALEADWDAKFAQYEQKYPEDAATLKSIITGELPAGWADALPQYTPESAADATRNLSQQCLNALAPVVPGLIGGSADLASSNMTLLKMFGDFQKDTPEERNVRFGVREHGMGAICNGIALHTPGLIPYCATFFVFTDYMRGAMRISALSEAGVIYVMTHDSIGLGEDGPTHQPIEHLVSFRAMPNILMFRPADGKETAGAYKVAVLNRKRPSILALSRQKLPHLPGTSIEGVAKGGYTISDNSTGNKPDFILLSTGSELEIAVKAAEELTKEGKTVRVVSFVSWELFDEQSDEYKESVLPAAVTARISIEAGSTLGWQKYVGSAGKTIGIDKFGASAPAGIIYKEYGITAENVVAAAKSL; encoded by the exons ATGGGCTGCGCGCCCATGGGCCACATCCTCTACGACGAGGTCATGCGCTACAACCCCAAGAACCCCTACTGGTTCAACCGCGACCGCTTCGTCCTCTCCGCCGGACACGGCTGCATGCTCCAGTACGCCCTGCTCCACCTCGCCGGCTACGACGCCGTCAAG GAAGCGGACCTGAAGCAATTCAGGCAATGGGGAAGCTCCACCCCAGGACACCCTGAGAACTTCGAAACTCCTGGAGTTGAAGTCACCACTG GTCCTCTTGGACAGGGTATCGCCAACGCCGTCGGGTTGGCACTTGCCGAGAAGCACCTGGCCGCTCGTTTCAACAAGCCTGACAGCGAAATCGTTGATCACTACAC GTACTGTATCGTGGGAGATGGGTGCAACATGGAGGGTATCTTGAACGAAGCTTGCTCGCTGGCTGGGCATTGGGGTCTTGGCAAGCTCATCACTTTCTACGACGACAACCACATCTCCATCGATGGAGACACTGAGATTGCCTTCACAGAGGATGTGAGTGCTCGCTTTGAAGCCCTTGGGTGGCACACGATCTGGGTTAAGAATGGCAACGATGGCTATGACGAGATCCGCAAGGCCATCCAGGAAGCTAAAGCAGTTACCGACAAGCCCACTTTGATCAAG GTCACCACTACGATCGGTTTTGGATCTCCCAACAAGGCCAACTCATACAGTGTACACGGAGCTGCATTGGGCACCAGCGAGGTTGAAGCAACCAGGGCAAACCTTGGATGGCCCTATGAGCCATTCTTTGTGCCTGAGGATGTCAAGAG CCACTGGAGTCGCCATGTGCCCCAAGGTGCTGCCCTTGAGGCTGATTGGGATGCTAAGTTTGCACAGTACGAGCAGAAGTACCCAGAAGATGCCGCGACTCTGAAAAGTATTATCACAGGAGAGTTGCCTGCTGGCTGGGCTGATGCTCTTCCT CAATACACTCCAGAGAGCGCAGCAGATGCCACAAGGAATCTCTCTCAGCAGTGCCTGAATGCACTTGCTCCAGTTGTGCCTGGTCTTATTGGTGGTAGTGCTGATCTTGCATCCTCCAACATGACACTTCTTAAGATGTTTGGCGACTTCCAGAAGGATACTCCCGAGGAGCGCAATGTCCGCTTTGGAGTCAGGGAGCATGGAATGGGTGCCATTTGCAATGGCATTGCGCTGCACACCCCAGGGCTGATCCCATACTGTGCCACTTTCTTTGTTTTCACTGACTACATGAGAGGTGCCATGAGGATCTCAGCCTTGTCCGAAGCTGGAGTTATCTATGTCATGACCCACGACTCTATTGGTCTGGGTGAAGATGGCCCGACCCATCAGCCCATTGAGCACTTGGTGAGCTTCCGTGCCATGCCGAACATATTGATGTTCCGCCCTGCTGATGGCAAGGAGACTGCTGGAGCATACAAGGTCGCAGTCCTCAACAGGAAGAGGCCATCTATTCTCGCTCTCTCCAGGCAAAAGCTTCCTCATCTGCCTGGCACCTCAATTGAGGGCGTTGCCAAGGGTGGGTACACCATCTCCGACAACTCAACCGGCAACAAGCCTGACTTCATCTTGTTGAGTACTGGTTCTGAGCTGGAGATTGCTGTCAAGGCTGCTGAAGAGTTGACCAAGGAGGGAAAGACCGTCCGCGTTGTGTCATTTGTCTCGTGGGAGCTTTTCGACGAGCAGTCAGATGAATACAAGGAGAGCGTGCTTCCAGCGGCCGTCACTGCAAGAATCAGTATTGAGGCTGGGTCTACCCTGGGATGGCAAAAGTATGTTGGATCCGCAGGCAAGACCATTGGCATTGACAAATTCGGAGCAAGTGCTCCTGCTGGAATTATCTACAAGGAATATGGTATCACTGCGGAGAACGTCGTTGCCGCAGCCAAGAGCCTGTAA